The window TGGCCGGGGCGCAACTCCAACAACTGTTTGAAAATCAATTTCGCTTCCCCGCCGCGCCCCAATTTTTCAAGGGTGTAGGCCTTGTACAGCAACGCTTCGGGGCGGCCCCAATGGGGCTCCGTGGGGGCGGGTTTTTCGGCGGCGAAAAGCGTTTCGGCGCGGTTCAACAAACGGAGGGCCTCTTCGTATTCCCGCCCCCCGTGATAACGGCACGTGGCCACCAAATAAAGCGCGCGGGGGTTTTCCGGGGCGAGCAGGGCCTGTTTTCCGTGGCGCATGAGCCGCGGGCCCAACCACACCGCCCGTATCGAAGAGTTCTTAATGCGCATGCCGTAGAGCGCGCAGAGCATGGCGTGGACGTCCCGGGCGTCGGGGTTGAGCCGGAGGGCGGCGCGGGCGGCCTCGATCGCGGGCGGCAGGGCGTCGTCCCCGCCGTCGCCCATCAAGACCGTGTGAAAGGCCGCCACGGCGCGCCAATAGGCGAACCCCGCGTCCTTGGGGTTGTTTTTGGAAAGTTCGCCGACCCATTGGCTCACGAGCGAGAGAGTGGGGGCGTCCCAATGGTCGATGGCCTGCCCGACGGCCAAGGCCGGGTCCATGGGGCTCGCGCGCCCCGGGCCCGAAAAGCCCAGGAGCACGGCCAAGGCGGGAACGATCCATCTCGGTTTCATGGTTTCCTTACTATAATAACCCCAAAGACGATGAAATTCAAAATTTCTTTCGGCGTTTTTACATTCGCCCTGGCGGCTTTCTGTGCCGCCGGGGAACCCCGACATTTTTTGATGGGGACAACGCCGATCCATATCTCCAGCGTGTCCTTCCCTTTTTGGACCTTCGCCGACACCCAGGATCAAGATTTGATCTCCATCCACGGCGACGACTTTTTGGGTGTTCCCTGGGATCAATTCGCCAACAACAAGCCCCTCCCGGCCCCCTGGGCCCAACAATGGGCGACCATCGCGAAAAACGCAAGGGACACCGGCAAAGTGCGTTACCTGGCCCTTTCGCCCCTGGGCGGCCGCAAAACCTTAACGAAAAATGTGACCGCGGCCGGGACCTACGACGAAACTTGGGCGCCGGTGGACGCGGACGGCTGTTACCCGTTCTCGACCGATGTAAACGCGGACACCCACCGCCGCGCCTATGTGGCCTACGCCAGTTACCTGATCGATTTGGTTCAGCCCCGTTACTTCAGTCCCGTGATCGAGATGGACATTCAATTTTTCAACTGCCCGGCGCAAAAAGACGCCTTTATCGCCTGGTACGGCGAGGTGCATCGGTCGCTCAAAGCCAGGCACCCGTCGCTGACAATTTTCCCGACATTTCAATTTGAATACCTTTACGGCGTGGCCCTGGGGCCCACCGACCCTTCCACCCCCTGGTGCGGCGGGCCGCGGACGGACGCGTCGCTTCGCGCCTGTTTTGAAAGACATTTGGTTACAGCGCTCACCGTTCCGGGAGACCGGATCGCCTTTTCCATGTACCCGCTGCAATTCCTTTTTCCACCCATCCCGCCCGACAGTTACGCCACGGGCTTTTCCCGGCTCAACGAGGCCTTCACGATCGTCCAGCAGAAAACGGCGCGCAAGATTTGGGTGGCGGAAACCGGCTGGTCGGCGGTGAAAGTGTTGACGAGCTACCAGCACCCGAGCCCGCCTTCCGGCTGTGGCGCGGTGCTCATTGACGACACGGTGGTGGGGGGGGAGGCAAACCTCCGAAATTACCTGGAGGTTTTGCTCAGCCAGGCCCAGGACAAAAAGTTCGAGGCCGTGGTCTGGTGGGAAATGCGCGATCTTTTGAAGGGGGCCGACGCCGACGCCTGCCCTTGCCCGCGCCCCAGCGACACCTGCGCGGTGTTGGACACGTTTTACGCCGTGGGGGGGCAATGGGGAGAGTTGTTGTTGCGCCGGTTCGGCAACATGGGGCTGCGGCGCTTCGACGGGTCGCCCCGATCGGCCCACGAATTGTGGGTTCAAACCTTTCGGCGGCCGCTGGCGACCACCGCCGGGTTTACCCACTTCAAAGGCTTTCCCAATCCTCTGCGCGAAGGGGGGACCGCCACCTTCACCGATTTACCCGGCGACGCGACGCTCAAGATTTTCACTGTGAGCGGCGAATGGGTCCAAACCGTCTACGCCGATTTCACCGGGCAGGCCCTTTGGGACGGCCGCGACCGCGATGGCCGCCCGGCGCCCACCGGGGTGTACTTGGTGCGCGCCGAAAGCCGGGGAGGTCGCAAAACCCTTAAATTTGCCGTCGTGCGGTAGGCTTTTTTGATTTAAAAGCCCAATTTTTGTATCATCCACCCGACCACGCGGCCCACGCCGCGTGTTTGTTTTTTAACCCATTCTGGGGTCGTGGTGTAGCTCGGTTAACACGCCGCCCTGTCAAGGCGGAGACCGCGGGTTCAAATCCCGTCGACCCCGCCACTTTGAACACAAACCCTCCGCCATCGGCGGGGGGTTTTGTTTTCAGGGGTTGCCGGACGGGGCTTGAAGCCGACCCAAGCGCGGCCCTCGGGCAGGAAAAAAACGCCGGTACTTTCGAAAAGGACCCATGAAACCCAAAAACGCCAACGAAGAACGCTTTTACGCCGGTCGCGCGGTGGATCCGTCCCCGCGCATTCGGCTGGAGGACGGGGGTCGGCCCTCACCGTTCGCGCCCTGGACTTGCTGAGTCCCATCGGCATGGGCCAGCGGGGGTACATCGTGGCGCCGCCCGGATCCGGCAAAACCACGTTCTTAAAAGAAATCTGCAACGCCGTGATCAACGGTCAGCCCGCCATCAAACTCTATTGCCTGTTGGTCAACGAGCGGCCGGAGGAAGTCACGGATTTCAAGCGCACCGTGAAGGCGGAGGTGCGGGCGTCGTCGTCGGACAACTCCCAAGAAAAGCACGTTCAAGTGGCCGACGAGCTGATGCGCCAGGTCCTGGGGGAAGTGGTGGAGGGGAAAAACGTCATGGTGGTGATCGATTCCTTAACCCGGCTGGCCCGGGTGCACAATGTCGAACGCCGGTCCAGCGGGCGCACCCTCTCGGGCGGGGTGGACGCCCGGGGGCTGGAAATCCCCCGGCGTATATTCGGGGCGGCGCGAAAAATCGAAAACGGCGGGTCGTTGACCATCCTGGCCACCGTCCTCGTCGAAACCGGCAGCCGCATGGACGACGTGATTTTCGAGGAATTCAAGGGAACGGGGAACATGGAGCTGGTGTTGTCCCGGGAAATCTCGAGCCGGCGGATTTTCCCCGCGGTCGACATCGCTAAAAGCGGCACCCGCAAAGAGGAACTGTTGCTGGATCCCGCCGAACTGAAGGCCGTTCGAACGCTGCGGCGGGCCCTGTCCGGGATGTCCCCCGTGGACGCCGCCCAACAGCTTGTCAACGAACTTCAGGCCACCCGGTCCAACAAAGAGCTCCTCGCCCGCGTCGGGGACATCGCCTAACGCGGGAATCGCCGCAAGCCGCGCGCGCAAAAGCGCGCCGCCCGTTTTCATGCCGCCCGGCTTCCGCAAGAACCGAAAACAATTCCCCGACGGAATGCGGGGCGGTTTTGTTTTGAGTCGTGCGGGCTTCTCACATCACCGGGCTTTCAACGCTTTCGGAAGGGCCTCGATTTTGGCCGCAAGAATAAAGTCCTTATCGGAGAGCCCACCCACCTTGTGTGTCGAGAGAACAATCCGCAATCTTCGGTAATTCGTGAGGTGCAGGTCCGGATGATGATCCTCCGCTTGAGCAACGGGATGAATCGTTTTCATAAACGCGATGGCCGCGGAAAAATCGCGCATGATGTACAACTTTGAAATGCTTTTGCTTTTCTCGTTTAACTTCCACCCCGCAAGCCGCGCCAGCCATTTTCGTGCCTGACTCCTGGGGAGAGGAGATGTCCCCTTGGGACAGGGTCTGCACCTTGTTTTTTCCGGCTTTTCTGGATTCATAAATTCTTCGGCGTCCTTTTAGGAAGTGGCTCGCGTTAATTATTTCCCGCCCGACTTCAAATCCCCGCCGCTCGGCGGCTGGACCGACCGCCCGGCGATAACTTCCTTAAGGAGCCGGGCGCTTCGGTGAAGGGCGCCTCGCTCCCCGTCAGAGAGGTTGGGCAAGAGGGTGGAAACAATCCCGGCGGACCCCACGACCCGCAACAAGGAGAAACTGACATCTCCAAATTCATTGGTCCCCGCTAAAGAAGAAACCGTCAAGACCGCGCGCTCATTATCTCGTATTGCGCTCACGATGCGCGACAAACCCGCGCCGATTCCAAAATACGTGGCTTTTTTCCCTTTAATAATCCGATCGGCCGCGCGCCGCACGCCTTCTTCGATGGCCGTTTGGACCTCGTGGGAAATGCGACGCCCCACCTGCTTAGCAAAATCATTGAGCGGAATACCGCCCACCACGGCGCTTGACCAGGCCAAAACTTCGGACTCGCCGTGCTCGCCCAGCACATACGCGTGAACGGAATGGGAGGACACGCCCAAATGTTCGCCCAAGAGCGTTCGAAAGCGCGCCGTGTCCAGAACGGTCCCGGATCCAATCACCCGTTGGGGGCTAATCCGGAAATGCGGGTCGTCATTTGAGTCAAAATGTCAACCGGATTGGTTGCGACGAGCAACACGGAATCGGGCGCGTGGGAAAGCACCCGAGGAACCACCTCCTGAAAAATGCTGACATTTTTCTCCAACAACTGAAGCCGGTCCTCTCCGGGTTTCTGTCCCACCCCACAGGCCAAAATGACCACCCGTGCGTTGGATAAGTCCTGGAAGGTTCCATCGCGTATTTGAACGGCATTGGAAAAAGGAACAGCATGGGAGATGTCATCGGCTTGAGCTTGAGCGAGGTCCGGGGCGACGTCCACCATGACGATTTCACTGACGGACCCTTGAAGAACCATGGCATAAGCGGCCGTGCTTCCAACAAATCCACATCCAATAATCCCAACTTTCATTTGTGCTCTGTTCTCAACGGTGTGCCTGGCATCGTGGATGACTCCTTATTTTGAAAGGCCGGGAGATCCCCCCGTTGTCCTCTTTTAATTAGGCACTTGAACCCGGGGGAAGGTTACACCGCCCCCGCCGCCCGGCGCCCCCGCCGCCCGGCGCCCCCCCCGAGCGTGACCCCCCGAGGATTTTAGTGCCTGAACTTACAAGGCGGGCGGTTTGCTTGTCCCTCGGCCCATTCGGGGCCTTCTTTCTCCTGAAACAACGAAAAGTCCCGCTTCGTTTTAACGGGACCTCCGGGGACTGGGGAACAACACGAACCCCCCAAACATTGTAACCCTCAGCGGGAAAGGCGTGTCGTACTCGGTTAATTCAGAAAACTGTCGACTCGTGCGGATGTGAGGCATCCAATAAACGTGTGGAACACTTCTGGGAGTTGAGGGAGGAAGGCCATGACGGAAAAACGGATTATGATCGTGGAAAACGAGCGCACCGTGGCAGACGAATTGAAAAGACTGCTGACGAAAATGGGATACGCCGTCACGGGCATTGCCGCCAGCGGAGAGGAAGCCGTTCGGAGCGTTCACGCTTCCCGGCCCGACCTTGTGTTGATGGACATCCGCATCGATGGGCCCCTGGACGGCATCGAGACGGCGGAACACCTCTACGCCGAATTCAACGTTCCCGTCAGCTACCTCACCGCCCACGGGGACGTACGCACCCTGGAGCGAGCCAAGGCGACCATGCCCTTCGGGTACATTCTGAAGCCGCTGGAAGAGCGGTCGCTTCAAGGGGTCATCGAACTGGCCATCCACCGACATAGAATGGAAGTCTTGATGGGCGAGATGGACGGTTGGCACGCCCGCGCCCTTAACAGGTTGACCGACGCCGTGATCGCGGCGGGTGCTCGCGGGGGTGTCACTTTCATGAACAAAGCGGCCGAGGCCCTGACGGGGTGGACCTTGGACGGTTTTTTTGGAATGCCCTTGGCCACGATTCTCGATACGGGAAGCGAGGGGCCGCTTCCTCGGAAGGGGAATTCGGCGCACGAAACCTCGGTCTTGGATAGGCCCGGCACTCTCCGGACCAAGGAGGGGGACAGCGTCTCCGTGATGTACACCCGCGCCGACCGGTTGGGCAAAGACGGCGAGTTGGACCGCGTCTTGATCGTTTTTAAAAAAGCTTAATTCGCTCCGGTCCTTCCTCTCGTTTCGTTACCTTTTCGCCTTTCCCGGCGTCTCATCTCAGCAAGGACTCATTGAGCCCATGGAGGCATTATGAATAGAAGCGAAGATGGGAAGGAAACGACCGCGACTTTGGGGGAAGATTTTCGGGAAGGCGTTTCCCGCACCGCCGAACCGGTCCAACAGGAATTGAAGCCATACTGGGACAACGCCGTGAGCTTGATGAAAAAGCACCCCGGATGGGCCTTGGGACTGGCCGCCTTCGGCGGCGCGTTGGCCGGTGTTGTCGTGGCCCGCAGGATGACCCACCCCCCGAGCGACGCAGAGAAAAAGGTCCGCCATTGGGTTCACAACGCCCAGGACAGTTGGGGACTGCTTCGCGACGGACTGAACCGGGCCGCGGCGGGCGTTCGGGGCCTCCTCAACCTCTCGAAATAATCGAACGAAGAGAGCCTATCGTGGAGTCCGTGGGAAATCCAGGAATGATCGTAGTTTTTACATGGGCCGACCTTCGCCGTTGGTTCCTCGCGTGCACGGCGGTGGGGTTCCTGACGGGCTGGATGATTTGGGCCCTCGGTCGCGCGGTGGATCCGTCCCCGCGCATTCGGCTGGAGGACGGCGGGTCGTTGACCCTCCTGGCCACGGTCCTGTCCGGGATGTCCGCCGTGGACGCGACCCATCAGCTTGTCAACGAACTCCAGGCCACCCGGTCCAACAAAGAGCTCCTCGCCCGCGTGGGGGACATCGCCTAACGCGAAAATCGCCGCAAACCGCGCGGGGATCGGGAAGAATACCCTTGAGAGGTGACGCATTAGGCGTTATCCTGAACGAGAGAACCATGGAAAGCCACACCGAACCGACCTTGTCCCCGCCGTCCACCGGCCCTTCCGGACAGCACGTTGCTGGAATCCCGCAACGCGGCCGTCATGGAGAGTGTGTTAAAGTCAGCGCCGATCATCGTCATCATTTTCGGCATCTTTAGCCTCCTTAACTTTCTGGGGTACTTTCACTCACTTCGTTTCAAGAACACGAACGCCGCGTTGCACATTCCACTTATCTTCATCGATGGGGCCATCGCCGTCGGCGCCTGGGCTTGGGGCCGCCTCGCCCGCCGCAAACGGATTCCCGCCCGGTTCGCCAATTTATCCGTGGCGCTTTTCACGTGGCTGGCCATGGCGACGATCATTTACGCTTCGGTTCAACTCCCCCAATATTACCTTCAGCAACAAACTTTTTTTATGTTGGCGGCCGTTTGGGCGGGGGCCGCGATCCTGTCGCGCCGGTGGTTCCTGGCGGCGGTGATCCCGCCGGCCCTCTTGCTCCTCGCTTGTTACGTTAAAATCATTGAATGGTTCTCGGTCGTGCAGAGCGGCGTGGCGGTCTTTTGTTTCATTTCCTGCGCGTGGATTTTGCATTCCATCCGCTACGCCTATTGGTTCCGCTCCGAACACCTGCGGCAATTGGCGCTGGCGTTGGTCCGGTCCCACAATGAAGCGGAGACCGCCCGGCGATTGGTCCAACACGCCTCCGGGGTGCTGGGAACGCGGTCGTGGGTTTTGCAGACAGGCACAACGGCGGGGGAATTCAGTTACCGTTGCGGACACGGGAAAATGGACGCCTGGGACCCGAGAAAACCGTGGATGGAAAAGCTCTTCGAGCGGGCGCGAGGGAATCCAACCGATTTGAGCCCCCTGAACCCGGCGGGCGAAGCCGGCGTGTGGGGACGCTGGCGCCGTCGGGGGACGGGCGGCGTGTTGGGGATCCCGTTGTCGAACGGAAAAGAACTGCGGGCGGTTGTGTGGTTTGAACGACGGGGTTGGCGTCACTTCAATATCCACGAAATTCAGTTCGCGGGGACCTGCGCGGTCTACGCACGACAGGCTCTGGACGCCATCGGGCTCCACCAGCAGGTGGAACGGTTGGCCACGGTGGACGATTTGACCCAGCTTTTAACCGGCGCCAATTTTTCTTCTTGGCCGATCGGGAACTTCACCGACGGGGCCGCTCCTTCCGTTCCTTGGCCGTGATCATGGCCGACATCGACCATTTTAAAAAGATCAATGACAAGTGGGGTCACCCGGCCGGCGACGCCGTGTTGTCCGAGGTCGCCCGTCGGCTCCAGACCGGTTTGCGGGAAATGGACATTCTCGGTCGCTACGGGGGGGAGGAATTCTCCTTGATGCTTTTGGACACCGAACGGAAAGACGCCTTGGAGGTTGCGGAACGTCTTCGACGCACTGTTGAAATATCACCGGTCCAAATTGGTGGAAACGCCATCCCGGTGACCCTGAGCCTCGGCTTGGCCATGCGGTCGAACGAGGAAGAAATCAAACTCGACGTTTTGATCGCCCGCGCCGACCGGTCTCTTTACCAGGCCAAGGAAACGGGACGAAACCGCGTGGTTTTGGCGGAAGGAACATAATCCGGTCAGGGATTTTATTCCCAGTGGTTGCGGGACAGGGTTGGAAAGTTCAACGGGGTCCCTTTCGGCGGCCTTTCATACCCATCCCACCTTTAACCCACCGCCCGGTTTCCGCGAGGACCGCCAATGGGTTCCCATGGAAAGCCGGGCGGTTTTTTTGGGAATCGAGGGGACGTCCTCGGTTAATCGGTTTTCCCTGACACGACGTTCCATTCCGCATCCGAGGGACAATCTTGTGGCGAACGTTTATTCAACCGGGGCTATACACGAACACCGCAAACCGACAAACGGAGAACGTCCCCCATCCCCCCGGGGGTACCCCTGCCGCGCGGGAGTTCATCCGGTGGGTGGACCCGGAGCATCCCCTGGGTGTGCCGGGAAATCTCGATCAGCGCAATCTGCGGTCGGCAGAAGGTCCTGACGCGGGGGCGACATGGCCTTCCCAACCGAGCCCTCGACTCACCAAAACAAGCATATCGCCCACCCTATGGAGCCCGCCGGCGGCGATTGATTTCGGGACGCGACTGAAGGTGACCACCGGCCCCCAAGGCGTGCAGACTTGACCGCCGTGAGTGTGGCCTGAAAGCTGAAGGTCAATTCCTTTGTCGTGGGCGATGAATAGGGCATCGGGATAATGGGCCAAAAGGATCTTGAAATCGGCCGTGTTCAGATTGGCGAGCGAATCACGGAGAAGCGTTGAATTGGAAGTGTCGGAAATGCCTAGGCCGATGACACTGACGGATGAACCTTCCACCCGAAGAGTTCTCGCGCTCGCCTCGATTAAACCCCAACCCGCGGACTCGGCGAATCGAGGAAGGCCCAATAAGCCGTCGACGTTTCCACCCACACCGAAAGCCCCCGCTTGGTGAGTGAACCCGGCGAAGTAGTCGCGAACGGAAGGAATGAGTGACGGGTGGTTTAAAACGTCCCCCGTAAATAAAAGCAAGTGCGGATCGAAATCATTGAGGCTTGCCGCGCTCGCCGAAGTGTTTTTGAAATCCCGTCCGTCTGAAGATCGGAGAGGTGGGTGATCCGGATCGGACGGGAGACCTTGTGGCTTGTGATGTGAATCCGGGAGACCTGGAGGCGGGAAGGTTCCCAGACCTCCCCATAGAATTTGAAACCGATCAAGAAAGCCGCCAGGAATATTAATCCAGGCCTCCTCCTCTTTTTGGAAAGCCAAAGAAGGGAAACAGGCAAAAGGACGGATCCCACTGTCCACAAGAGCGCGCTATGAAGAAAACACCAAACGGGGAAAAAGCGCCGATACCAACCCAAGAAATCGTTGCAA of the Elusimicrobiota bacterium genome contains:
- a CDS encoding metallophosphoesterase, whose translation is MAFQKEEEAWINIPGGFLDRFQILWGGLGTFPPPGLPDSHHKPQGLPSDPDHPPLRSSDGRDFKNTSASAASLNDFDPHLLLFTGDVLNHPSLIPSVRDYFAGFTHQAGAFGVGGNVDGLLGLPRFAESAGWGLIEASARTLRVEGSSVSVIGLGISDTSNSTLLRDSLANLNTADFKILLAHYPDALFIAHDKGIDLQLSGHTHGGQVCTPWGPVVTFSRVPKSIAAGGLHRVGDMLVLVSRGLGWEGHVAPASGPSADRRLR
- a CDS encoding response regulator; amino-acid sequence: MTEKRIMIVENERTVADELKRLLTKMGYAVTGIAASGEEAVRSVHASRPDLVLMDIRIDGPLDGIETAEHLYAEFNVPVSYLTAHGDVRTLERAKATMPFGYILKPLEERSLQGVIELAIHRHRMEVLMGEMDGWHARALNRLTDAVIAAGARGGVTFMNKAAEALTGWTLDGFFGMPLATILDTGSEGPLPRKGNSAHETSVLDRPGTLRTKEGDSVSVMYTRADRLGKDGELDRVLIVFKKA
- a CDS encoding GGDEF domain-containing protein, with translation MADRELHRRGRSFRSLAVIMADIDHFKKINDKWGHPAGDAVLSEVARRLQTGLREMDILGRYGGEEFSLMLLDTERKDALEVAERLRRTVEISPVQIGGNAIPVTLSLGLAMRSNEEEIKLDVLIARADRSLYQAKETGRNRVVLAEGT
- a CDS encoding 4a-hydroxytetrahydrobiopterin dehydratase; the protein is MNPEKPEKTRCRPCPKGTSPLPRSQARKWLARLAGWKLNEKSKSISKLYIMRDFSAAIAFMKTIHPVAQAEDHHPDLHLTNYRRLRIVLSTHKVGGLSDKDFILAAKIEALPKALKAR